The Athene noctua chromosome 23, bAthNoc1.hap1.1, whole genome shotgun sequence genome window below encodes:
- the SPDEF gene encoding SAM pointed domain-containing Ets transcription factor has product MGSASPGLTALPPSRLARPDAALLPPPQDPDTWSWGCPDSPSPPATPEQPLPAFCLHYFDMLYSEDIAWATKSMGEPSQSNAQGGRGEAQKEPEQCPIIDSQGLGLGAEGDLQASLHLEEHSLEQVQSMVVGEVLKDIETACKLLNIAADPTDWSPGNVQKWILWTEHQYRLPQIGKSFQELSGKDLCAMSEEQFCQRSPTCGDILHAHLDIWKSAAWMKEKATPGDVRYCGGDASWADSEVDSSCTGQPIHLWQFLKELLLKPHNYGRFIRWLNKEKGIFKIEDSAQVARLWGIRKNRPAMNYDKLSRSIRQYYKKGIIRKPDISQRLVYQFVHPV; this is encoded by the exons ATGGGCAGTGCCAGCCCCGGGCTGACCGCTCTGCCCCCCAGCCGCCTCGCCCGGCCAGAcgctgccctgctgccccccccccaggaccccgatacctggagctggggctgcccggatagccccagcccccccgccacccccgagcagcccctgcctgctTTCTGCCTGCACTACTTCGACATGCTCTACTCGGAGGACATCGCCTGGGCCACCAAGAGCATGGGGGAACCGTCCCAAAGCAATGCCcagggggggcgaggggaggcACAGAAGGAGCCGGAGCAATGTCCCATCATCGACAGCCAGGGCTTGGGGCTGGGGGCCGAGGGGGACCTGCAGGCCAGCCTGCACCTGGAGGAGCACTCGCTGGAGCAGGTACAGAGCATGGTGGTGGGCGAAGTGCTGAAGGACATCGAGACCGCCTGCAAGCTCCTCAACATCGCCGCAG ACCCCACGGACTGGAGCCCCGGCAACGTGCAGAAGTGGATCTTGTGGACGGAGCACCAGTACCGGCTGCCGCAGATCGGGAAGTCCTTCCAGGAGCTGTCGGGGAAGGACCTGTGTGCCATGTCCGAGGAGCAGTTCTGCCAGCGCTCGCCCACCTGCGGTGACATCCTGCACGCCCACCTCGACATCTGGAAATCTG cTGCCTGGATGAAGGAAAAAGCCACCCCAGGAGATGTGAGATACTGTG GAGGTGACGCCAGCTGGGCGGACAGCGAGGTGGACTCATCCTGCACCGGCCAACCCATCCACCTCTGGCAGTTCCTcaaagagctgctgctgaagccCCACAACTACGGTCGCTTCATCCGCTGGCTCAACAAGGAGAAAG GCATCTTCAAGATCGAGGACTCGGCACAAGTGGCCCGTCTGTGGGGCATCCGGAAGAACCGCCCGGCCATGAACTACGACAAGCTGAGCCGCTCCATCCGGCAGTATTACAAGAAAGGAATCATCCGGAAACCCGACATCTCCCAGCGCCTCGTCTACCAGTTCGTCCACCCCGTCTGA